In Uranotaenia lowii strain MFRU-FL chromosome 2, ASM2978415v1, whole genome shotgun sequence, one genomic interval encodes:
- the LOC129741380 gene encoding alpha-tocopherol transfer protein-like — protein MERGDCEPHRVDDEYLIKFLRARFWKVENAYKLMCRYYTFREQNPELHENVNPMTLRYLGEDNIITISPYRDQEGRRVLYFKFGNWRPSKIPVNDLFKATLLILEVGSLEPASQVTGGIGIMDLEGLSLNHAWYMSPSVAQKVISLLVTSMPLRTTAIHIVNQGWVFDTVFQMFKPLLNDRMREKLFFHGSDFASLHKHIDPEYLPERYGGTKPEYSYTYWLDHLCRNEHVVRELEQLGYVADPATEE, from the exons AGCGAGGCGACTGCGAACCCCATCGGGTTGATGACGAATACCTGATCAAGTTCCTGCGAGCACGCTTCTGGAAGGTGGAGAACGCCTACAAACTG ATGTGCCGCTACTACACGTTCCGCGAGCAAAACCCCGAACTTCACGAAAATGTCAACCCGATGACGCTGCGTTACCTCGGGGAGGACAACATCATCACCATTTCGCCTTACCGGGATCAGGAGGGTCGTCGAGTGCTGTACTTCAAATTTGGCAACTGGCGTCCGTCCAAAATTCCGGTGAACGACCTTTTTAAGGCGACCCTCCTGATTCTGGAAGTGGGATCTCTGGAACCAGCCTCGCAAGTGACTGGCGGAATTGGTATCATGGATTTGGAGGGTCTGTCGCTGAATCACGCCTGGTACATGAGTCCATCGGTTGCCCAGAAAGTGATCTCGCTGCTTGTG acCTCCATGCCTCTCCGGACGACCGCGATTCACATCGTCAACCAGGGCTGGGTGTTCGATACGGTGTTCCAGATGTTCAAACCGCTGCTCAACGATCGGATGAGGGAGAAGCTGTTTTTCCACGGTTCGGACTTTGCCTCGCTTCATAAGCACATCGATCCGGAATATCTGCCGGAAAGGTACGGCGGAACCAAGCCGGAATATTCGTACACCTACTGGTTGGACCATCTGTGCCGGAACGAGCACGTGGTCCGGGAGCTGGAACAGCTGGGCTACGTGGCTGATCCGGCAACCGAAGAGTGA